The Gammaproteobacteria bacterium genome includes the window AGGAGTGTTGGGAAGACCTGAACAAGGATGCTGCCACTGGAGTGGATAAGGTCACGGCGGAGGTTTACCAGATAAATCTGGAGACTAATATTGAGAATCTGGCGGAGCGCCTGAAAAAGAAACGATACCGTGCCAAGCTGGTGCGGCGCTGTTATATTCCCAAGGAAAATGGAGGAGAGAGGCCTCTCGGTATTCCAGCGTTGGAAGATAAACTGGTACAACTGGCTTGTAGCAAGATACTAACGGCGATTTATGAAGAGGATTTTGTAGAAAGCAGTTATGGCTATCGACCAGGACGGAGCGCCAAGGAGGCAATTGCTGACCTTACGTTTAACCTACAAATTGGAAAGTTTGGGTATCTCGTTGAGGCTGACATTTGCGGATTTTTCGATAACATGGACCACAAGTGGTTACTGAAGATGCTGGAGCAACGGATTGACGACCGGGCTTTTCTCAATCTGATTCGCAAATGGCTGAAGGCAGGGATTCTGGAAACAGATGGTCGGGTGGTTCTCCCGGAAAGTGGAACACCGCAGGGCGGAATTATATCGCCCATACTGGCAAACGTGTATTTGCACTACGTGCTGGATATTTGGTTTGCTCGCGTGGTGAAAACTCACTGTTCAGGAGAGGCCATTATTGTTCGATATGCGGATGATTTTGTCTGCGCATTTCGCTACCAGGAAGACGCCGAGCGGTTTTATCGGGAGCTACCGAAACGATTAGAGAAGTTT containing:
- a CDS encoding RNA-directed DNA polymerase; amino-acid sequence: MHMGKDLTEVCSPQRKLLPDTVGPEQQEPTSLRGIANRARARKHHRFRDLYRILNAELLKECWEDLNKDAATGVDKVTAEVYQINLETNIENLAERLKKKRYRAKLVRRCYIPKENGGERPLGIPALEDKLVQLACSKILTAIYEEDFVESSYGYRPGRSAKEAIADLTFNLQIGKFGYLVEADICGFFDNMDHKWLLKMLEQRIDDRAFLNLIRKWLKAGILETDGRVVLPESGTPQGGIISPILANVYLHYVLDIWFARVVKTHCSGEAIIVRYADDFVCAFRYQEDAERFYRELPKRLEKFGLEVAPEKTRMTRFSRFHPGMERRFSFLGFELYWSPNRQGKLQVIRRTAPKRLQRACRRIKEWIKEHRHLPGREFIAALNRRLRGHYNYYGVIGNTEALNRFYRWATGCAFKWLNRRGGKRRSFTWKQFHVALEKLGIAKPQITESYNQQHRVFA